Below is a window of Cydia amplana chromosome 3, ilCydAmpl1.1, whole genome shotgun sequence DNA.
TTTATCTATCAATCTCACCTTGCGAGTGTTGGCCGACGAGGGCTTAGGCCTCGGTCAGTCGACCACGTGCTTGATCTTGACGTACAGCACGCACGCGAACACGAACCCGAACATGGGGATCACGGACATGCCCACGCCCACCGCCGCCAGGATGATCAGGTGCTCGCGGATGTGGATTATGAAGTGCCGGACGCAGCCCtgcaaagataagataaagataaaagatagtttattcaagtaggcataattacaatgcgcttatgaacgtcaaataaagctttttattaatattaatttaaattactactatagaattcatgcaattatacacataaggtgtaatagaaatttgatttaaaaaatatatatataggtacatggaatcatacaaatacgtagctctttcagaaaacatatcaaattcttacaaaaggaaaagaaaataaagatcatatataaatctgattgattgttatgaattaccaacataacatatttcatatgcttacatacaaataaattacacatcatcatcttcctcgcgttgtcccggcattttgccacggctcatgggagcctggggtccgcttggcaactaatcccagtaattggcgtgggcactagtttttacgaaagcgactgccgtctgaccttccaacacagagggtaaactaggccccgttttgggattagtccggtttcctcacgatgttttccttcaccgaaaagcgactggtaaatatcaaatgatatttcgtacacatataagtaaataaattacatatataaGTTGGTAATTAACGAGCAATCgcgatatttttaatttatggcCTGGCAAGTCGCTGTTGGACCTTGGGATAATGGCGATACTCCACATATTTCAAACTTAAGTGACAAATTATTGCGCTACggataagatcgtgtcagatattttttgcggccttcggtgTATAACATATTGCAGgtgattgtaggtacctactacaaaaCCGTATGAAAGGCAATCgactattgattgattgatttatttattggtaaaatttGTTGTTTTACAAGTCAAGAtttctacatatttacataatgagattaaaatactaatatttacacatttttacatttacaaCTATAATGATCATTAGACTGTAAGTACCTTAATGATCGGAGCAGTCATGAGGCGAGCGCGCCCGAAAAATGAAGTGATACCACTGGTATTGGGTTGTAGGTGGgtggatcaacttttttttattattctgtcCAGTCAGCCAGGCGACAATAATAGTATACGCGTATTTTGTTAGAAGAAAGGTTAGGTACTACGTTACAGTAATAAATATGCTAAGTAGATGACCCAATATGGGAAGAGCTTGCCATAAAAACGTATGTTTGGTTATTTCAAATACCATAAAATCATGGTTTCAAGAGTGACCCAAGcgaccgtaaccatggcaacgagtgacaagaaacaATTGATTCGTCCCGGTATGGGCTACagccatagaaggtaggatcctatagaagtggtatacgcgtgcctccgtgagggacaaaacataggcaatgcgacactacctatgattggtcgaatttatttgttacccaccataatacatactaatttatggtaaggaataaaaaaaaagtgagactgtgacaaggacaaacaataatagcgcttttgctgctactcctactgaaagatgcaTAAGGCTatccagtgccggcccgagcccttgatcagggtagagcgaagtcgggttttggcgcccttcgttgaagtttccAAGCGTATTTGccacccccccccccaaactcgcgtcttttaaaacttttttttctcatttgccattttggcgcccccttgccatccggcgcctagagcggccgctccactcgctcaaccctagatccggccctgaggctatcccgttcggtcatttccccccacccctcatgccggatccagttaaataaataaataaatattataggacattattacacaaattgactaagccccacggtaagctcaagaaagcttgtgttgtgggtactcagacaacgatatatataatatacaaatacttaaatacatagaaaacaaccatgactcgggaacaaatatctgtgctcatcacacaaatatatgcccttactgggattcgaacccaggaccgcggctttacaggcagggtcactacccactaggccagaccggtcgtcaaaatcgTCGGtcgttaaaatactagattcatggtcacAGCTCACCGTGTAGTATATGTTGGAGGGATGGTCGCGGGCTCCGCAGCGCGGCGTGACCGTCTTACAGCACGAGTCCGGCACTAGGAGCTCCGGGTCATATTCGTGCCATATGCTTCGCCGCCAGTCTTTGTAGTCCACTGCGCCGCAGCATTTAAACTGTAAGCGGGAATAACGACTTAGGTacaaggtttttttttgtatcactTGTGCGagtcaatcggtcctcgctagaAATACGGGCGGCCGGTTGCTCTTTGTCGGATAGAGGATATATGTGATGTGTATAGTAGGTGCATATTGTTGATAATCGACTATTAAGTCGAAGTCGTgtggagtgaaacatgtcgagcgttttcgacttgaaatacgtgagtgacccatttCTCACGGAAGTTATGTTATTACAATTGTAACAGTGCAGTACAAGCATAGATTGAATCATTTTACGGTTTTAACTCATtggttttaagtcactcgcgcgacatgtttcggagagcctaggtctcctttctcaagcactaacagagcgagcagcgttcacgacggccgtgtatcgcgtacatATATAAGCATAGATAATAGTGAAACAACGAAAACCTACAGAATAAATGCTTATAATGTAGTGATATGATAGTGATGTAGTAATAGGAATCACTTAAATAAATGCCATTCCATCACGCTTTTCATACAACATTTCCAGTGACGTCATCAACGTCAACGCTACAGCTGAAACGTTGCAACAGTAAGGGCCGCAATTGATCAACAGCAATCAGCGTGAACTACAAAGTTTCCCACACAAGAAACATTTGCGAATGTTGTAACGGTGACGATTttgtgcaaccgaccctaaggctgatttagacggcgcgcgaactcgcatgcgattttagttacattgcggaccattgagctTACaaaaattcagccgaccgatcaaataacgcaatgtaatgaaactagcatacgagttctcgcaccgtctaaatgagccctaaagctttggtttcctccgaaagcggtgccgtcatatagcggccgtctccatacaaatactacgacatccatatttagccgtattatttagtatggagacggccgctatcggctatatgacggcaccactATCCTAGGAAACCCGATCTTAACGCTGATGTGAGCTAAAAGCTTACCTCAGTCTGCATGCGATCCACCGCGTCCGTGACGACCGTGTCGAGCGCGTAGTTGCTGACGAAGGTGCTGTTGAGCCCCGCCTGCAGCTCGGGCTCCACCTCCACCTCGTAGTAGTACGCcagcgcgcccgcgcccgcctcCAGGAAGAACGTTATGAGCAGGAAGTATGTGTACTGGAATCGTAAGTATCGTAACAAACAAGGGTATATAGGTCTATTATTATCTCAGGCGGTTAGTAAACAAGTTGCGCGGTAAACCAGTTTTGGGATCCGAGctacttattttatatttatttttacttagaaTAATACACAACCGTATAATACATATTACGTACAGTACAGTATGTAAGCTACGTACAGTTAAACGGTACACTTACTCGTAATCAAAACCAAAACTGAACAAATGTTATGTTTGTCGAAGTATCCGTGACCCGTAAAATATAAATCCTTGCGATTATATTTTTCTATACGATCATAACGATTTTAGGTACACTACAAccatgtgtaggtatataagtaggACAGTAAAGCAAATAGTTAATTTTACCACGATTTGGCACGAGTCCAAATTACATCACTGTTTAGTTGATGTTTACAAGGCGTTTGTTAACATATCACCGCCCAAAAACAAAGGATGAACTCGAAGGTCAATTGATTATCAAGTGAGCAGTGAGTCAGAGGTTCACAACCGCTAAGGTTGTGAAATGAATTATGTTAAATGAATTACGTATGATTTGACTCATAGTAATGAGAGAAGTGTGTCATCTTTAGTTGGTTATTGACAGATAGATtttcaataaattttattttttatgattacAAAATCATTAAGTCATAATAAATTACAAGCATCTTACGTAGGGCGGCGTGTTTTAATATCGAATTTATCTTGTCTGACATAAGGTATGATATGGATTAAAACTATCTCTTACTTTTAACGTTGTAAGGCTGATTAGTACATTTTTTTGCAAGTTCCATTGAATTACATTTTAGTTAAGTTGCAAGTTTAAGTGCCAAAATATTTGTAGCATTAAAAGCGTGTACGCAAACATGTGCAATAATTTGTAACTATTAAATATTACGGCTACTCTCGTAAGTTTTCCCACTGCGTCCCTGTaggcaatttttgaagtgaaaacgtctttagcggcgctgtgcactttttgaggtggggaaaaaattataaactcgagacagcgtaaggcgtaaccctctctttctaccgcgcgaaaatgtatgcctgagcctgctgtttcgtttttattcaccaaagaactttagtcataacgtatcataatcaggtcaattatttaaaactggacttttatattaagcaataaagctcaatgttctaatcttgtacgggctgaaatacgaggatcttacagttacattctaacttttttctactccagcacttaaatgtgtcaattaaatgactgacagtgatatctaaagcaatgtcatttgaatgatttgtctataggctcataagatgactgctagcagtcatcttatgagtataatacaactgctttatttttttttaaagacacaagttccgatcatcttgattgaaagaggtatgttttcatttacaataataactctttttttttttaaataataactcaatttttttaaataataactcttttttttaataataactctttttttttaataataactttttttttcttttttttaataataactttttttttttttttttgctgcagctgtcatagaaaaagtaatgtatgcaacagctcataattggttcttaaaattctcgggtctttttttacaaaactcgactacgtctcgttttgtaacttcgacccttgaattttaagaacccttattatatcactgttgcataaactactatatatcactcaaatataattctataaagctacatcttgatgaaatcgctaataaaagtgaactctagtactggtgaataaaactcaaaatatcatgaccaaatatatttagatgcgaggtctgcaaggtaactttacaatttctattctaattttaaacaattaacgctacaaattagaatttcgaattttagctcactgaccagcaatttcggaactaaagtttttcaatagaaaggaggatgggtcaattatacatagtgctgcagacattttgcaagcgtgcagagtgcaacccgttgtgttTTTTTGTACTTACACAGAGTAAACTGGTTCTGTTCTCAGTCTTGAGGCCGCAGCAGCCGAGCGCGGCCAGCGGCAGGCCGGCGGCCCCGGCCGCGATCAGCAGATACGCTATGGCGGGATACGTCGGCGACGGCAGCAGCGGCACGTAGCGGTGTCGCGACGACACCGTCCACGCGCCGACACATAGCACGCCTACGCCTGCAAACTGTACATGAGGATGTTACtctttgattttgttttgtacTTACAGCGCGCGCCTGTATCCGATTAAAGCACAGTGTTTGCTTCCTACATCTTTTTAGTTACTCAGGTCGCCACATCGGTCAATCATATTTATCTAATGGTaatgaatagttatttgtacaacaagagatcaaagtttgatatttcttcgagtgcttattttgagtcccgtgcaagcgaaagattctatactatctaatttagaatcttgagcgtagtaagggactcaaaagcgcacgagatgtaaataactttgatctcgtgtagtttacaaaacttttcacctcaacagtgagaacatattagagaacccgaaaaatgtattccttcttcatcacttacctattcactcatgttttcttaagatatatcaacaattaagttttcacctcagcagcacgaacaagggtactttgctacttaaaaacagtgagcaaaatcgcattttgctcattttgtctcactcagtgagcaaaacgcgattttcctcactgtttttaagtagcaaagtacccttgttcgaactgctgaggtgaaaacaatATTTTCCTTTTGTCAGTCTGTTTGACTCAAGACACCTACTATGTCGCATGGCACTTTCATTACAGGTATAATGATTTCATGTACAAAGAGAAACCCACGAGTTATCACGCGCCAAAATTATTAGAAACGTTTAACCGCCGGATTACCAATCATATTTAATCATACTTCATCCTTTatgtaagggtggtattccacctgaccaatttctttgtccaatgtgtgttttgtctcacatgttgcttgagagagagagtgagacgccatGAGATTGGACAAACATATTGGACAGAGACCACCCTAAGCATTGCATTTTTGATCGCGTTTACAATTATCagattgtgtgtgtgtgtgtgtgtgacaaTATTAGGCAAGTGTTCCTTACGATAGGAAATGAAAGACGTCATTAAGATAAGTAACTTTACAATAATGTGGTAAGCTGTTGCTGTTGGGCAATTAATATGTAATTTCTGCGTGAGATAACAGTGGATGGGGTTTTCACTGCTGGTGTGGGAATTCGGTCTGAAACTACCGAAATACTAATGCAAGTGGCTCTTTCTAAACGAGACTCCGCCATGCCACTTCTCCcctatgtacctaattattacaattattgTGAGTGTCACACCTAAACGTAAGATTGCTAATCCATATCATGCATACAATATAGATAAAAAATTACAAGTCAACTTACCAAAAACACCACATTGAATATGTGCAgaacacattttagaaaatttACACTACAGCAGTCTGCGTCCCTGGATTTTCGTGGTTtgacttttttctttttgctcAAGAGTTCAGTTCCGTCTTTCTTCTTCTCTTCTGCCATGGTTACTGGTCCGTTACGGCGCCCTCACCTTCCACTGCTCATGGTCTCGTCTGTTCGCCTGAAAAAAGgagacatattattatttattatatatcagtaaccaaatatgtatttaatttttgttcATTTAATTAACATACTTACTAGAATGTGTTTCGGCGATCTTATGCCGTGGCTTAATAGTATTAAGTGGTACGAGGTAAGTACAAGAATTTCTATGGCCTCCGTAAAGGTAGCATTGGACGAGACATTTAAACACGAGTGaacaaattacatttttattagaaccctataattattatcttaCAAATGGAATGGGATATAATACAATACTTATTCTAAATAAGATacaaaatatgtctcaaaataATTGATTCGTGGCAATTCAGTACAGTATGAAATTGGTATAGTCcataaattgataaaaaatatcatatcacaaattattgatgtaaaataattaattttaatagttATATATACAAAGAACTCAATTGATTTACCATACATATAATTAGTTCAGTCCACAATTGCATCACATTCAATACataataaattcattaattCGCTTAATATTAATCTCGCACCATTCCTTTGGATTATCcattatccataacaaatgcattTCTACAAACATTTAATACTTGTAGTTTGTATTCTATATTATTAACAGAATTACAGAGTTCTTAGAACTTTATGTATGCAATTGTTTTTTACGTTCAACCCAATGAATGATCCTAATCATCAAACTGATGCAAAGTGTTCTCTAACTTGTCAACAATCTTTTTGTAAAATGTGATTTGTTGTGTTAAGAATTTTTGCATTGTTGCCTTCAAGTCTATTGTCCTTTCCGCTTTAAAATGATTGACCTCTGCAAGAAGCGCATATGAAATAACATCAGTCCTTCTTAATACTTCATTAAGCTGCGCAACTTCCATTTTGTGTTCTGCAGTAAGTTTTTCGCATTCACGTTTCTTTGCGACCGCTCCCTTGTGATTGGCTAACGCATCGGGAAAGCTGCCGACGATACCTTTGTACAGGTGGAATTTATCACCTAATGGGTCCCAATCATATTTAGGTTGCTCATCGTACATTCTACCAATCTCTATATAAGCTCCGCCTGTCAATTTTATAGCAGATGTCAGTTTGGAGGTGGAAACTACTGATCCTTCATCCAAACTAAGCGCATTGCCCAAATTGTAAAATGCTTCTCCCACTTTCTGACAGTCAATCTTATACTGCGTCTGGAATTTTTTGCTTTGTGCAACACTCATATTTGTAAGAAATTTGACAGAGGAATCCATACTAGCGAAAAAAGTGTGGGACTGTTCTGTTATCTGGTCTACTTGGGACTGCAACAAAGCTTTTTCTGGGACGACTAGTGATATGCAATAATTAAGGCCTATCAAAATATCTTTCTCTGCCTGTCTTTTGCCAGCCTTCCAGCGCTTCTCATCGGTGCATGTGAGGAAGTGTTGCCAGACTTCACATTTTGAGAGCACAGGATGCTTGCACATCCAGTCTACAAACTCTTGTAGCTGTACTCTTCTACGCTCAATTAGCTGCTCATCGTACCTGCCAGAGATCTGCTTGTCAGGCAGAGGGGGGATAGGGATGAGTGTGAACTTCTCCTGCAATCTTTCATGAAGCCAGTCAAAGTGTTTGTACCTTCTCGACACTTGAATATTGTTAAATGAAGGAGTTAATTGGTATGCAATGAAACTTTTTATTCCTTTGAATTTTGACTCCTTTTTTGGAGAAGCCACAGTGACATAGTACGGTTGAGTGATAGGAGACCACACATATCCTTCTTCGTTTTGTACTATGTATACCTTTTCTGAGTCAGGCACTTCCACATTAAGGGTGGCCAGGAGGTAGCTTTCACCACTAACTTTTGATGATGGagcaaatttattttttcttacgGTTCCTACTGTTGAGCTGAAGGTAGATGCAGTGTCATCAATATTCTGATTGTACTCATTAATGGGCATGCCAGGAAGCGGCGCCAGGGGCGTCTGATGGCTATACTGTTTCTGTTGCTGTGCACTAGGACCAATTTCAGAGTATGTATCGTCATCCCAGTCATCATCCCAACCGTCTTCTTGTGAAGGGTTGCGTTGGTAGTTAGGGTCACTCCAGTCATCATTTGCTTGGTCATACCTTGGTGCAGCTGGAGCCGTTTTAGTTTGTGTGGATACTGGCTCATCCAGCTTTTTCACATAAGCGGCAGGAAAGAGGCCTGTCTGACCATGAGCATTTTGGCCTTCCCACCAGCCTTCACCGATTTCAGTGTTCAGCAGTGTCAGCACTTCTCCTGCGGTGATGGACATCTCAGTGGTGCCTGGTTCACCAGTGAAGTCGTACAATGCTTGTACTTGGGCCATGTTGAAGCTGCCTTACCTACAACAATTTTGAAAGAGATTATTGCATCAAATCCTAAGTACATCAAACAGTTGAGACTCACATGCTTAGTCAGACACATGTATGTACACTATCTTATCAGTGTTATCTAGAAAAGTAGGAAGTGTGCACATATTGTGATAAACATATCTTAGCATGGATATGGTGGATGTGGGAGCGAGTTGGAAATATAAATTAGGGCGTCGCTGTGCGCGCGGCGGCGGGGCGGCCTGACACATTTTCATAACTATCCCAATTAAGCAGGTCACATAATAGCAATTGACCAAAATTACTACACCCAATAAAAACACTATGACTTAGAGAAGTGGGCTAATCACATTCTAAAACGCTTTCTTTTATGCATAATCACAATAACAGAGGAAACTACCAAATAATAGCGTTGACTTCAACCTTATTGTGATTGTCAATGCGTAACATTCATCGTAGCTACCAACTACGCCACTGCGCCGAAGGAAGTCAGTGCGCTTATATATCACCTATTATTGTAATATCTTAAGAAAAGAAATAGAACAAAGCAAGATAACGTATTTTTGTAATGAAAATCAATGACGTGAATGTGTAACTAAAGAGCAGTACAAAATGAAATCAATAGTTTCTCATAATACAAACGATACACATATTCTGATTCACACACATATTTGCACCAATAATAAACTCATTTACTTACTTTTATTCACTTTATACTGATTAATTTCAAGGCGGATACACTAAACGTACATGTACAGTCATCGGATTGACAGATTCCGAAGAACTTGTTTTTTGACGTAGGGCGTTCTCGATTCTCGATTATGTGGCAGGTTAGATTAAAGTAAACAGGTTCCTATTGGTGGATAATTTGCTATAATTTCAAACACCAATAGGAAGCCACGTTTTGTAATAACTGCCATATTTATTAGAATTTAGAATACGAAATAGTTTAATACACATATatagataatttaataaaacgaataatagttacgtttaacttgatttaataaattacaaaaGCAAATTAGAATCACGTACCTATTATGAGCATTGAGAACCTACTTAGTTACGTTGGGGTTCAAAACATAACCGTGAGATGGCGCTTTATTCAATCGACTTTAGTTACATTTATAGACTTTGTAGATGGTTCTGCTTTGTCGCTGAAATTCGTGAAAGAATAGGAACACTAACAaatttcataattcataacataattatatatatatttttgttgcttCTAAATATtacagatttagatttagatttagatttatttatttcataatatgaaattacaatataaattattttacactaatctatacgaatttatattatgatcgtcaagtagaaaaataacaattgattataattatacaaatgtcaagcaatacacaatttaaaaaccattataagcaatcgattaattaactaaattattaacaatgtcaaataatataaaataaaaaatataaaaaaacaacaatgtcaatatggCTAAGCTAAGCACGGATATCTCATAATgatcgtcaaattaaaataaaataaaatgaaaaataggtcaatataaaactaaaatgataaacaggtcaatagaaaaataaattacattcaaTTTGGATTATTACATGTCATTTCCATATATTCATTTACAGAATATAATGGATTATCCAATAAAAAGAGTCTCAATTGGCGTTCAAATGTTTCGTACATTGAAGTTATTCAAAGAAGTACCTTATCTACCTGAACTTAGGCACAAACGGAGACCCGAGCATCTTGTGGTAAATATTTAACAGTTTGTCCTAATTTTAAAGTTAGTAAATAGTGGTAAATAGGTATAAAGATACCTACGCCAGTTGGCGCCATGGTTTTTTACCAACCAAGCTTCTTTGTACCTATACAtcggtgtaggtacctaaagctcAAACTTTTCCATGTTTGTAGGTAAGTTAGGCCGTAGTtgatctgccctagtagcacggtcgcatttttatcatttatcaccatgcctgtcacgttctaacaagtatgtaagtgcgaaagtgacgggcttagtgatagtggataaaaatggatccgtgctgagcccgctggggtGGTTGCTGGGGCCCTTAGGGGGCTTAGGAGCCTGAGGGCTTCACTTGACAATTTTTTCATGGGTAAGTTGTACGTATTGGTATCTAAGCTGGCCAGGCGGGTCTAAGGGCGGCTTTGTATGGGATTACTCGCGTACGTAGAGTTGCCAAATTATAGAAATCCGTCATAAACCTACTTAGCAATATTTGATATCACTGCgggcaaattatattattataggtatgCTTGTTAGCAAAGAGTATTGATTGCAGAAGACGTGCAATGTCTAAGAAATAATCAAAAGTGGACATGCAGCtgaatttgaaattgaaataggtACATTCTCTGTTGGCAATGGGATGATGATTGATGAAGCGGACTGAAACCCACGCTGGTTCAGCCGCGGCCAGGGCTAGTTAGACAATTAGTGATATTATAATATCATCTAGGTGCAGAAGGTTCCACTTTAATCCCAGATTGGTTCTTGCCAATCACACAGACGATAGACGGGCACTTAACACGAAAGCCTCTGAGCCGGGCGCGCGACCAAGCGAATATTAATCGAATCGTGATTGCAACAACATCAAAGAACgaacaatacctacctatatagttGCTAGTTGTATAGATGGCAGCACTATCTCTCTCGTTATACCGTAATCCCGTAAGGGTATAGGAAGTGCAAGCACGAATCTACACTGCTCGCCACTTGGAGTTGGTTAAAGGCGCCTAGCATTTAAAATACTTCATCGGTATATTAGAGAACTTGGGACCTTGGCCGGGTGGTATAGCGGTCCGGACGTAAGCCGCGTAGGCaagctgaagacgccggttcgattccGGCCTCGTCCGCCGGGTGGTTTGCTCACATCTAGTTCAGTTTATAATAGCTCGATCAAAATTCTACCGGTAAATTGAACTAAGTATCATGGATACAGCAGTGCTCTGTGGCTCTTGGATAGGACGCTACACAATGGTTAATttggattttaaatatttaacttgCACTGTATGAATTAAAGTTGTCTGTATCAAAATTTGCAAGCACATTGCTGACATTCGACTACTCGAGTTAAGCTACTAAATTTAGCCAACTTCGCAGAGTATGCAAGGTGAGTTGGTCTGATAATAGGTAAACACGGTAAGGACTACTTTAGTCTGTTGGTAGGTTGTACGAGTATATTGTGATAGATAAAACAACACACCCATTGGATTTTGGCCTGCGTGAATAGAACATTTTGATCCTGGATGCAAGTTTGCAAATTAAGTTTTTTTCGCTGCACCTGTTTAATGCTGTTTTCGTTTCATtggattgtttttattttacctacgtATTCGCATAAA
It encodes the following:
- the LOC134662809 gene encoding CD151 antigen-like yields the protein MAEEKKKDGTELLSKKKKVKPRKSRDADCCSVNFLKCVLHIFNVVFLFAGVGVLCVGAWTVSSRHRYVPLLPSPTYPAIAYLLIAAGAAGLPLAALGCCGLKTENRTSLLCYTYFLLITFFLEAGAGALAYYYEVEVEPELQAGLNSTFVSNYALDTVVTDAVDRMQTEFKCCGAVDYKDWRRSIWHEYDPELLVPDSCCKTVTPRCGARDHPSNIYYTGCVRHFIIHIREHLIILAAVGVGMSVIPMFGFVFACVLYVKIKHVVD
- the LOC134662544 gene encoding sorting nexin lst-4, with product MAQVQALYDFTGEPGTTEMSITAGEVLTLLNTEIGEGWWEGQNAHGQTGLFPAAYVKKLDEPVSTQTKTAPAAPRYDQANDDWSDPNYQRNPSQEDGWDDDWDDDTYSEIGPSAQQQKQYSHQTPLAPLPGMPINEYNQNIDDTASTFSSTVGTVRKNKFAPSSKVSGESYLLATLNVEVPDSEKVYIVQNEEGYVWSPITQPYYVTVASPKKESKFKGIKSFIAYQLTPSFNNIQVSRRYKHFDWLHERLQEKFTLIPIPPLPDKQISGRYDEQLIERRRVQLQEFVDWMCKHPVLSKCEVWQHFLTCTDEKRWKAGKRQAEKDILIGLNYCISLVVPEKALLQSQVDQITEQSHTFFASMDSSVKFLTNMSVAQSKKFQTQYKIDCQKVGEAFYNLGNALSLDEGSVVSTSKLTSAIKLTGGAYIEIGRMYDEQPKYDWDPLGDKFHLYKGIVGSFPDALANHKGAVAKKRECEKLTAEHKMEVAQLNEVLRRTDVISYALLAEVNHFKAERTIDLKATMQKFLTQQITFYKKIVDKLENTLHQFDD